From Streptomyces sp. NBC_00690, a single genomic window includes:
- a CDS encoding FG-GAP-like repeat-containing protein: MTAGLLTTGVFTAGIGAAAAAPGEPITNSLVYLQNLQSGHQISGQDDGVRSTAPKGNEDHQQVQLELVSTGVYRIKVPSQADRCVTRNGSASPAITLQSCGGTASEWRFQWLAGDRYRITEPGTASHLTGAPGDTLSLTGAKTDAESWYVTPLDPPRSPMPADPTFDQMTFLTTHNSYNNNFDDNGVTVFANQPFSMKQQLDSGVRALMLDVWDYSGVAYLCHDAVCFMSNQTLNSGLNTIATWLAANPNEVLTVFIEDYLPATLLQQELAAVPALAGLIFNPRTQGVQTQGWPKVSSMVTQNKRLLIFSDRPGREDFGVMFGQDWTVENHWSMGPPAETSDWTCNTRWGNVPLLKEEGKFRRLFVMNHFRRETLAHVAETDNEKLQDRAERFCRPAARKKPNFLAIDHHRPPANSPARLAVNSLNTYTYASDTPGYGGTPGDSVTPDWRVNRLAVMPLGDSITQGVGGTGDGDSYRKALRQRLTTEGNAGVLDFVGSLQHGTSPDRDHEGHSGYLIEQLAAGIEPWLVTAKPNVVTLHAGSNDINRNHNAATAPARLAGLIDQILTAAPDITVLVATLVPNSRTGAQARVDAFNNALPQLVDDRRAKGHKVGLVRFDTLDNGDLQDGLHPNDSGYAKMATAFYGGLARAATDSWITENVNIQPAPGRISYDCDADVNADGRADYLVVGANGSVRAHLNTNGAGGWNNIGTIATGSTDNSWNGEQVRFADINGDCRTDYLVVGANGSVRAHLNTNGAGGWNNIGTIATGSNNNSWNGGQVRFADINADGKADYLVVGANGSVRAHLNTNGIGGWNNIGTIATGSNNNSWNGGQVRFADINADGKADYLVVGANGSVRAHLNTNGIGGWNNIGTIATGSNNNSWNGGQVRFADINADGKADYLVVGANGSVRAHLNTNGIGGWNNIGTIATGSTDNSWNGGQVRIGT; the protein is encoded by the coding sequence ATGACAGCGGGGCTGCTGACCACCGGGGTGTTCACCGCCGGTATCGGTGCCGCCGCCGCGGCCCCGGGCGAACCGATCACCAACTCTCTCGTCTATCTGCAAAACCTCCAGAGCGGTCACCAGATCAGCGGCCAGGACGACGGCGTCAGATCGACCGCGCCCAAGGGCAACGAGGACCATCAACAGGTACAGCTGGAGCTGGTCTCCACCGGCGTCTACCGGATCAAGGTGCCGTCCCAGGCCGATCGCTGTGTCACCAGGAACGGCTCCGCTTCCCCTGCTATCACCCTCCAGAGCTGCGGTGGTACCGCGAGCGAGTGGCGTTTCCAGTGGCTCGCCGGTGACCGCTACCGCATCACCGAGCCGGGCACCGCTTCACATCTGACCGGGGCGCCGGGCGACACTCTCAGCCTCACCGGCGCGAAGACGGACGCAGAGAGCTGGTACGTCACTCCCCTCGATCCGCCGCGCTCACCCATGCCGGCCGATCCCACCTTCGATCAGATGACATTCCTCACCACCCACAACTCCTACAACAACAACTTCGACGACAACGGTGTGACGGTGTTCGCAAATCAGCCGTTCTCCATGAAGCAGCAGCTGGACTCGGGCGTTCGCGCCCTCATGCTCGATGTCTGGGACTACAGCGGAGTGGCCTACCTCTGCCACGATGCGGTTTGCTTCATGTCGAACCAGACACTCAACAGCGGTCTGAACACGATCGCCACCTGGCTCGCGGCCAACCCCAACGAGGTGCTGACGGTCTTCATCGAGGACTACCTCCCGGCAACGCTCCTCCAACAGGAACTCGCCGCGGTCCCGGCGCTGGCCGGGCTGATCTTCAACCCGAGAACCCAGGGCGTTCAGACTCAGGGCTGGCCCAAGGTCTCATCGATGGTCACCCAGAACAAACGGCTGCTGATCTTCTCCGACAGGCCGGGTCGCGAGGATTTCGGAGTCATGTTCGGTCAGGACTGGACGGTGGAGAACCACTGGTCCATGGGTCCGCCGGCCGAAACCTCCGACTGGACCTGCAACACCCGCTGGGGAAATGTTCCGCTTCTCAAGGAGGAGGGGAAGTTCCGCCGGCTCTTCGTCATGAACCACTTCAGGCGAGAGACGCTCGCGCATGTCGCCGAGACCGACAATGAGAAGCTTCAGGACCGCGCCGAGCGCTTCTGCCGTCCGGCCGCACGGAAGAAGCCGAACTTCCTGGCCATCGACCACCACAGGCCGCCCGCCAACAGCCCCGCGCGACTTGCCGTCAACTCCCTCAACACCTACACCTACGCCAGTGACACCCCTGGATACGGAGGTACACCAGGAGACAGTGTGACCCCCGACTGGCGGGTCAACCGGCTCGCTGTGATGCCGCTGGGCGACTCGATCACCCAGGGCGTCGGAGGCACCGGCGACGGCGACAGCTACCGCAAAGCGCTGCGCCAGCGACTGACGACCGAGGGGAACGCGGGTGTTCTGGACTTCGTCGGATCGCTCCAGCACGGCACATCTCCCGACCGTGACCACGAAGGCCACTCGGGCTATCTGATCGAACAGCTGGCAGCGGGCATCGAGCCATGGCTGGTGACGGCCAAACCGAATGTGGTGACCCTCCACGCCGGCAGCAATGACATCAACCGGAACCACAACGCGGCCACCGCACCCGCGAGGCTGGCCGGCCTGATCGACCAGATCCTGACCGCCGCACCCGACATCACCGTGCTGGTCGCCACCCTGGTACCCAACAGCAGGACTGGGGCACAGGCCCGCGTCGACGCCTTCAACAACGCGCTGCCCCAGCTGGTGGACGACCGCCGGGCCAAGGGCCACAAGGTCGGCCTAGTGCGCTTCGACACCCTCGACAACGGAGACCTTCAAGACGGTCTCCACCCCAACGACAGCGGCTACGCGAAGATGGCCACCGCCTTCTACGGCGGGCTGGCCAGAGCCGCCACGGACAGCTGGATCACCGAGAATGTGAACATCCAGCCCGCACCGGGCCGGATCTCCTATGACTGCGACGCCGACGTCAACGCTGATGGTAGGGCGGACTATCTGGTGGTGGGTGCGAACGGGAGTGTCCGAGCACACCTCAACACCAACGGGGCCGGCGGCTGGAACAACATCGGCACCATCGCCACCGGCTCGACCGACAACTCATGGAACGGCGAGCAGGTCCGCTTCGCCGACATCAACGGCGATTGCAGGACCGACTATCTGGTGGTGGGTGCGAACGGGAGTGTCCGAGCACACCTCAACACCAACGGGGCCGGCGGCTGGAACAACATCGGCACCATCGCCACCGGCTCCAACAACAACTCATGGAACGGCGGCCAAGTCCGCTTCGCCGACATCAACGCCGACGGCAAAGCGGACTACCTCGTGGTCGGCGCCAACGGCAGCGTCCGAGCACACCTCAACACCAACGGGATCGGCGGCTGGAACAACATCGGCACCATCGCCACCGGCTCCAACAACAACTCATGGAACGGCGGCCAAGTCCGCTTCGCCGACATCAACGCCGACGGCAAAGCGGACTACCTCGTGGTCGGCGCCAACGGCAGCGTCCGAGCACACCTCAACACCAACGGGATCGGCGGCTGGAACAACATCGGCACCATCGCCACCGGCTCCAACAACAACTCATGGAACGGCGGCCAAGTCCGCTTCGCCGACATCAACGCCGACGGCAAAGCGGACTACCTCGTGGTCGGCGCCAACGGCAGCGTCCGAGCACACCTCAACACCAACGGGATCGGCGGCTGGAACAACATCGGCACCATCGCCACCGGCTCGACCGACAACTCATGGAACGGCGGCCAAGTCCGCATCGGTACCTGA
- a CDS encoding glycine-rich domain-containing protein translates to MSAHHTPATQVSFRGRVRRSSLAVTALSCLAMTALAPQPAAAQSRAINVRVFGTNGTFTVPANVTTLTATLIGPGGGGGAGGRGTGGFTGGGGGGGAGGPRLECVLTVTPGQILTIRPGEGGEGGTTTLLGATPGGLGEPASITADTELLPRAITVPPGGGLGGGPATAPVLGLPGLLGGGGLGGTAAAEQLSQCQGTGRTLTPGEEGTRGTDGNGGGTGGTGGRPATLFCPTGSGNGGTGGNGGTAAGTDGNDGNGGCVSLTYTT, encoded by the coding sequence ATGAGCGCACATCACACACCCGCCACCCAGGTCTCCTTCCGCGGCCGCGTCCGCCGCTCGTCCCTCGCCGTGACAGCTCTGTCCTGTCTGGCGATGACGGCTCTGGCACCGCAGCCCGCCGCAGCCCAGAGCCGCGCCATCAACGTCAGGGTCTTCGGGACCAACGGGACATTCACCGTCCCGGCCAATGTCACCACCCTGACGGCCACGCTGATCGGCCCCGGCGGCGGAGGCGGGGCCGGCGGACGCGGAACAGGCGGCTTCACCGGCGGCGGGGGCGGAGGCGGGGCCGGCGGACCGCGCCTGGAATGCGTCCTCACGGTCACCCCCGGCCAGATCCTGACCATCCGGCCCGGCGAGGGAGGCGAAGGCGGCACCACCACCCTCCTCGGAGCCACCCCCGGCGGACTCGGCGAACCGGCGTCCATCACCGCCGACACCGAACTCCTCCCGCGCGCGATCACCGTCCCGCCCGGCGGCGGCCTCGGCGGCGGCCCCGCCACCGCGCCCGTCCTCGGCCTGCCCGGCCTCCTCGGCGGCGGCGGCCTCGGCGGCACCGCCGCCGCCGAGCAACTCTCCCAGTGCCAGGGCACCGGCCGCACCCTCACCCCCGGCGAGGAAGGCACCCGCGGAACCGACGGCAACGGAGGCGGCACGGGAGGAACAGGCGGCAGACCCGCCACCCTGTTCTGCCCCACCGGCAGCGGCAACGGCGGAACCGGCGGCAACGGCGGCACCGCAGCAGGCACGGACGGAAACGACGGCAACGGAGGCTGCGTCAGCCTCACCTACACCACCTGA
- a CDS encoding beta-ketoacyl-[acyl-carrier-protein] synthase family protein, whose translation MTHPRTDTEVVVTGLGMVTPAGCDRESTWSAIRAGRTSAAPDPALAGLPITLSCRVPDLVGDRPILHGAGSAYLDPVARFALAAVAEALEHAGLGPQSWDGGRVAVVVGSGLGGLTTQDTALASLAEGGAGSVSPYFHPGYLINMAGAQIALRLHITGPGLTVSTACASGATAIGVARDLLAAGSCDLALACGAEAGISRLTVAGFTQLGALSPRGSRPFDTDRDGFVIGEGAAALVLERADHAAARGVRPLARLLGYGASTDAFHVVAPHPRGEGAQTAILCALTDAGVMPRQVDHVNAHGTSTPDNDRIEAAVLGRLFPHRPPVTSSKGVTGHSLGAAGAIEAALTVLAIRDGVIPPTAGTEHITPTIDADADIVTRTERPVPVRTALTNSFGFGGHNAVLVLAAP comes from the coding sequence GTGACGCACCCGCGCACGGATACGGAGGTGGTGGTGACCGGCCTCGGGATGGTCACCCCGGCCGGGTGTGACCGCGAGAGCACTTGGTCCGCCATCCGCGCCGGACGTACGAGCGCCGCGCCGGATCCGGCGCTGGCCGGCCTGCCCATTACCCTGTCGTGCCGGGTTCCCGACCTGGTGGGCGACCGGCCGATTCTGCATGGTGCGGGTTCGGCCTATCTGGATCCCGTCGCCCGGTTCGCCCTGGCCGCCGTCGCCGAGGCCCTCGAACACGCGGGCCTTGGCCCGCAGTCCTGGGATGGCGGCCGGGTGGCGGTCGTCGTCGGCTCCGGTCTCGGCGGCCTCACCACCCAGGACACCGCGCTTGCCTCCCTTGCCGAGGGCGGGGCGGGCAGCGTGTCCCCGTACTTCCACCCCGGCTACCTGATCAACATGGCCGGTGCGCAGATCGCCCTGCGACTGCACATCACCGGCCCCGGGCTGACCGTCTCCACGGCATGCGCCTCCGGGGCCACCGCCATTGGGGTGGCGCGGGACCTGCTCGCCGCCGGCAGCTGCGACCTGGCCCTGGCCTGCGGCGCCGAAGCGGGAATCTCCCGCCTGACCGTGGCCGGGTTCACCCAGCTCGGTGCCCTCTCGCCCCGCGGCTCACGTCCTTTCGACACCGACCGCGACGGGTTCGTCATTGGGGAAGGCGCCGCCGCGCTCGTCCTCGAACGCGCCGATCACGCGGCCGCCCGCGGAGTGCGACCGCTGGCCCGCCTCCTTGGCTACGGTGCTTCCACCGACGCCTTCCACGTCGTGGCCCCGCACCCGCGGGGAGAGGGAGCACAAACGGCGATCCTCTGCGCGCTCACCGACGCCGGGGTCATGCCCCGGCAGGTGGATCACGTCAACGCCCACGGCACGTCGACCCCCGACAACGACCGCATCGAAGCCGCGGTCCTGGGCCGCCTGTTTCCGCACCGGCCCCCGGTCACCTCGTCCAAAGGCGTCACCGGCCACAGCCTCGGCGCGGCCGGAGCCATCGAAGCCGCCCTGACGGTCCTCGCCATCCGCGACGGCGTCATCCCCCCGACAGCAGGCACCGAGCACATCACACCCACCATCGACGCCGATGCCGACATCGTCACCCGTACCGAACGCCCCGTCCCGGTCCGGACCGCGCTCACCAACTCGTTCGGATTCGGCGGCCACAACGCCGTCCTCGTCCTGGCCGCCCCCTGA
- a CDS encoding tectonin domain-containing protein — protein sequence MPEWIKISGGLTAITAGSRTNVWGVNSNGNIYRFSGNDAGDPSPWVPIPGSLSDIGAGADGTVWGVNSGGNIYRYAGDQNIQGSSRWVQIRGSLTRIAAGSRTNVWGVNSNGNIYKFSGNDAGDPSAWVPIPGSLSDIGAGADGTVWGVNSGGNIYRYAGDQNIQGSSRWVHIRGNLTRIAVGSRTNVWGVNSNGNIYKFSGNDAGDPSPWVQIPGEAVDIGAASDGTVWHVNSAGDIYRYAGDQPG from the coding sequence ATGCCCGAGTGGATCAAGATCTCAGGCGGTCTCACGGCGATCACTGCCGGCTCGCGGACCAATGTGTGGGGCGTGAACTCCAACGGCAACATCTACCGGTTCTCCGGCAACGACGCCGGGGATCCGAGCCCCTGGGTTCCGATTCCGGGCTCGCTGTCCGACATCGGCGCAGGGGCCGACGGCACCGTGTGGGGCGTCAACAGCGGCGGCAACATCTACCGCTACGCCGGCGACCAGAACATCCAGGGCTCCTCACGCTGGGTCCAGATCCGCGGCTCCCTCACCCGCATCGCTGCCGGTTCGCGGACCAACGTGTGGGGCGTGAACTCCAACGGCAACATCTACAAGTTCTCCGGCAACGACGCCGGCGACCCCAGTGCGTGGGTTCCGATTCCGGGCTCGCTGTCCGACATCGGCGCCGGCGCCGACGGCACCGTCTGGGGCGTCAACAGCGGCGGCAACATCTACCGCTACGCCGGCGACCAGAACATCCAAGGCTCCTCACGCTGGGTCCACATCCGCGGCAACCTCACCCGCATCGCCGTCGGCTCGCGGACCAACGTGTGGGGCGTGAACTCCAACGGCAACATCTACAAGTTCTCCGGCAACGACGCCGGCGACCCCAGCCCCTGGGTCCAGATCCCCGGCGAAGCCGTCGATATCGGTGCTGCCTCCGACGGCACCGTCTGGCACGTCAACAGCGCCGGCGACATCTACCGCTACGCCGGCGACCAGCCGGGTTAG
- a CDS encoding acyl carrier protein: protein MAPVQQPSSMDLIRTTLTDKFDIEPDSAEPGALLAEVGMDSIMIVELGVIIKTETGAEFTDDEAASLTLAGLAALVDERRRPA, encoded by the coding sequence GTGGCCCCCGTCCAGCAGCCGTCGTCGATGGACCTGATCCGCACCACCCTGACCGACAAGTTCGACATCGAGCCGGACAGCGCCGAGCCCGGGGCATTGCTGGCAGAGGTGGGAATGGACTCCATCATGATCGTCGAACTCGGGGTGATCATCAAAACGGAGACCGGTGCGGAGTTCACCGATGACGAGGCGGCGAGCCTGACCCTGGCCGGGCTCGCGGCGCTGGTCGACGAGCGGCGGCGCCCGGCGTGA
- a CDS encoding FG-GAP repeat domain-containing protein, translated as MSKDHFKNVAADALPRNAFSDHYPYRGAATWSHCNNPADGKADLLRRGADGNLYRHFGGHSQMMLHALYCKVGAAWNADWTSMRHLARAGDTDGDGTEDLYAIDNTGSLRFFPGDPTETFFRWPRALAPTASWPNTVNMMAVSPDMNGDGGRDLVVRVTGGTLTRISLLSDGSPGNSTDIPTPGAESWSDYNKIVAPGDITGDGTPDLVTRTPAGLLYLYETGPNNTFKPRVQIGWSWNQYDDFTAPGDVNGDGKSDLLARDTNGNMWYYAGLGALNGTAAFATRVQAGYGYPSGETLF; from the coding sequence GTGAGCAAGGACCACTTTAAGAACGTCGCCGCGGATGCGCTGCCCCGCAACGCCTTCTCGGATCACTATCCCTATCGCGGCGCCGCGACCTGGTCACACTGCAACAACCCCGCCGACGGCAAGGCCGACCTCCTCCGCCGCGGCGCCGACGGCAACCTGTACCGCCACTTCGGCGGCCACTCCCAGATGATGCTCCACGCGCTCTACTGCAAGGTGGGCGCGGCTTGGAACGCCGACTGGACCTCCATGCGTCATCTTGCCCGCGCAGGGGACACGGACGGCGACGGCACCGAGGATCTCTACGCCATCGACAACACGGGCAGCCTCCGCTTCTTCCCCGGAGACCCGACCGAGACATTCTTCCGCTGGCCCCGCGCCCTCGCCCCCACCGCGTCCTGGCCCAACACCGTCAACATGATGGCCGTGAGCCCGGACATGAACGGCGACGGGGGCCGCGATCTGGTGGTCCGGGTCACCGGCGGCACGCTGACGCGCATCTCCCTCCTGTCCGACGGCAGCCCGGGGAACAGCACCGACATCCCCACTCCCGGTGCCGAGTCGTGGTCCGACTACAACAAGATCGTGGCTCCCGGTGACATCACCGGTGACGGCACCCCCGACCTCGTGACCCGCACCCCCGCCGGACTCCTCTACCTCTACGAGACTGGCCCCAACAACACGTTCAAGCCCCGTGTCCAGATCGGCTGGAGCTGGAACCAGTACGACGACTTCACGGCCCCCGGCGATGTGAATGGGGACGGCAAGTCCGACCTCCTGGCGCGCGACACCAACGGCAACATGTGGTACTACGCCGGGCTAGGCGCGCTCAACGGCACCGCGGCCTTCGCCACCCGAGTCCAAGCTGGCTACGGCTACCCCTCCGGCGAGACCCTCTTCTAA
- a CDS encoding helix-turn-helix transcriptional regulator, translated as MSELLFERAGALAAAARGASSARSGRGRWLLLRGETGSGRSALLEEIVRRETTEGTLRLLRARAAPEESRFAYATIRQLLPPYGPLPFDAPEEAEEQRILHRFMDGLATDAARRPVLLAVDGLDFVDGPSRRWLCHLTRRLADVPALLVLTGTGASAGPGGGRIPGDGGRLCETTGEEIPLPSLGSDSLIQLLAARGVSEEAADWYAAMSTGNPMLLHALLADLPEGALPHSPAGFPGPRFRDALPQWLNSSDTPARHPLALAMALAGTRRASDPALLHEVAGLPPDERAEARLVTPMLRMLGHPAAREAVIGAADPAVREVFRRRLAHALYERGVPAPEIADHLLRLGRIDEKWMTHALEDAAEQALHSGHTERAARLLQRALSGPVGPAGHSEICLRLAALETLRSTEAGIRRLHGGLQRADCHDPYAIASALSGVLAAQGRTRTAIRVMEEAGGRLADQRLSVAVRITVAGISNHEGREWHSTATEMRTLLNTAPSTVEPPVYALVTLHEAGTGKLDAATTVARITSRISTPIEPELRAGWRIAAASLLEWADHLDEARSLVEQELPPPPEPPDFTHIGTQYLLTTRATVDLRRGHFQRLISENTPLMEAARSRAVQLPYLHAMVALAWHELGHGEKAQQQLTALGPEPASASWGWEEVRWARARMHASAGRWAEALDNYQECGARLTARGFVIPVSQPWRSGAAIALARLGRYTEAVALAEENLRYAHVWGTPRVIGVALRALAVATGGTRGLGLLTEAVESLRAAPAVVELIEALADLGRAQAAAGQHRKARTSLREAMHLAQRLAPESPRAALCAEPRVPRLVADIGHDLRSAGTRKGHDDGACCDRLSAAERRVVDLAVQGLTNSQIGAALELARRTVESHLTSAYRKLRVSRRTQLAARLTIPPP; from the coding sequence ATGTCCGAGTTGTTATTCGAGCGGGCCGGGGCACTCGCGGCGGCGGCGCGCGGTGCCTCGTCGGCACGCTCCGGCCGGGGCCGCTGGCTGCTGCTGCGCGGGGAAACGGGATCGGGGCGCAGCGCGCTGCTTGAGGAGATCGTGCGGCGGGAGACGACGGAAGGCACGCTCCGGCTCCTGCGGGCCCGTGCCGCACCGGAGGAGTCCCGTTTCGCATATGCGACGATACGGCAACTCTTACCCCCGTACGGGCCCTTGCCCTTCGATGCACCGGAGGAAGCGGAGGAGCAGCGGATACTCCACCGATTCATGGACGGTCTCGCCACGGATGCCGCCCGGCGACCGGTGCTGCTGGCGGTGGACGGTCTGGACTTCGTCGACGGGCCGTCGCGCCGGTGGCTGTGCCATCTCACCCGCCGACTGGCGGATGTCCCGGCGCTGCTGGTCCTCACCGGTACGGGAGCCTCGGCCGGACCGGGAGGAGGCCGGATCCCCGGTGACGGGGGAAGACTGTGCGAGACGACCGGCGAGGAGATCCCCCTCCCCTCCCTCGGCTCCGACTCCCTCATACAGCTGCTCGCTGCGCGGGGCGTCAGCGAGGAGGCAGCCGACTGGTACGCCGCGATGAGCACAGGCAACCCGATGCTGCTGCACGCGCTACTCGCCGACCTCCCCGAAGGAGCGCTGCCGCACTCCCCGGCCGGTTTCCCCGGCCCCCGCTTCCGCGACGCTCTCCCCCAGTGGCTGAACTCCTCCGACACACCGGCCCGTCACCCGCTCGCCCTGGCGATGGCACTCGCTGGTACCCGGCGGGCGTCCGATCCCGCACTTCTCCACGAGGTGGCCGGCCTCCCGCCGGACGAACGGGCCGAGGCGCGTCTTGTCACTCCGATGCTGCGGATGCTCGGACACCCGGCCGCCCGTGAAGCCGTCATCGGTGCCGCCGACCCCGCCGTACGCGAAGTGTTCCGCCGACGCCTGGCCCACGCTCTCTACGAGCGCGGCGTACCCGCTCCAGAGATCGCCGACCATCTGCTGCGGCTGGGGCGGATAGACGAAAAATGGATGACGCACGCCCTGGAGGACGCCGCCGAGCAGGCGCTCCACTCGGGTCATACGGAGCGGGCCGCGCGGCTGTTGCAGCGAGCCCTGTCGGGGCCTGTGGGTCCCGCCGGGCACAGCGAGATCTGCCTGCGTCTGGCGGCTCTGGAGACACTGCGGTCCACCGAGGCCGGCATCCGCCGCCTCCACGGAGGTCTACAGCGCGCCGATTGCCACGACCCGTACGCGATCGCCTCCGCCCTCAGCGGGGTACTCGCCGCACAGGGCCGCACCCGTACGGCGATCCGAGTGATGGAAGAAGCGGGCGGCAGGCTCGCCGACCAGCGGCTGAGCGTAGCGGTCCGGATCACCGTCGCCGGGATCTCCAACCATGAGGGCCGGGAGTGGCACAGCACGGCCACCGAGATGCGCACCCTGCTCAACACGGCCCCCAGCACCGTGGAACCACCGGTGTATGCCCTGGTCACCCTGCACGAGGCGGGGACGGGGAAACTCGATGCGGCCACGACCGTCGCCCGGATCACCTCCCGTATCAGCACCCCCATTGAACCGGAGCTGCGCGCGGGCTGGCGGATCGCCGCGGCCTCGCTGCTGGAGTGGGCCGATCACCTTGACGAGGCCAGATCCCTCGTCGAACAGGAGCTGCCCCCGCCTCCCGAGCCCCCGGACTTCACCCATATCGGAACCCAGTACCTGCTCACCACCCGAGCCACCGTCGATCTCCGGAGAGGACACTTCCAGCGGCTCATCAGCGAGAACACTCCACTCATGGAGGCCGCACGGAGCCGGGCCGTCCAACTGCCCTATCTGCACGCCATGGTGGCCCTGGCCTGGCACGAGCTCGGACACGGCGAGAAGGCCCAGCAGCAGCTCACGGCACTCGGCCCGGAGCCCGCGTCCGCGTCCTGGGGGTGGGAAGAGGTCCGCTGGGCCCGCGCCCGCATGCACGCGTCCGCGGGCCGCTGGGCGGAAGCGCTCGACAACTATCAGGAGTGCGGCGCCCGGCTGACCGCCCGCGGCTTTGTGATCCCCGTCAGCCAGCCGTGGCGATCCGGCGCGGCCATCGCCCTCGCCCGACTCGGCCGGTACACCGAGGCGGTTGCACTGGCGGAGGAGAACTTGCGGTACGCCCATGTCTGGGGCACCCCCCGTGTCATCGGAGTCGCGCTGCGGGCGCTGGCCGTGGCGACCGGGGGAACCAGGGGCTTGGGTCTTCTCACGGAAGCCGTGGAGTCGCTGCGCGCGGCACCGGCCGTGGTCGAGCTGATCGAGGCGCTGGCCGACCTCGGCCGGGCGCAAGCGGCCGCCGGCCAGCACCGCAAGGCACGCACCAGCCTCCGTGAGGCCATGCACCTGGCCCAGCGGCTCGCCCCCGAGTCCCCAAGGGCCGCACTCTGCGCGGAACCCCGGGTACCGCGCCTGGTAGCCGACATCGGCCACGACCTGAGGTCGGCGGGAACCCGCAAGGGCCACGACGACGGCGCATGCTGCGATCGGCTCTCCGCGGCGGAGCGACGGGTGGTTGACCTCGCTGTCCAAGGGCTGACCAACAGCCAGATCGGTGCTGCTCTGGAGCTGGCGCGCCGTACGGTCGAGAGCCATTTGACGAGTGCCTACCGGAAACTCCGCGTCTCCCGGCGGACCCAGTTGGCCGCCCGGCTCACCATCCCGCCCCCCTGA
- a CDS encoding acyl-CoA dehydrogenase family protein, translating into MPQEDDCLRAVKDFVRTELLSGKHDLDSLTTLPMPVYEAFAETGCANWWLPKEYGGAGKGLEVSVDIVAELAYGDAGVAFALFISLLSTTALALYGSDDLKTGYLTALAAGNGFAATLASEHEAGSELSRTATTVRREGDTLILDGHKAFSTNTAFAHFVIVIARSADNEKDYHAVLVPGDTPGLLVDKRWNVIGLRASGTYQVTLDNCRVPAANLLEGHGLRILEAGLNTSRVLIAATAVGLARRIRDLCMDYAKTKTVKGAPLARNDVFAAKLGQIDMQIAVMHDQCRTAAREQDEIAARPDAPAHLLRQGALKSAVVAKMFCGQAGWRIACEASEMFGGYGYTDESPIGKLVRDMRFASLIEGGDDVLRQLLYTRFVIPPAKRS; encoded by the coding sequence ATGCCCCAGGAGGACGACTGCCTACGAGCTGTCAAGGATTTCGTCCGGACCGAACTGCTGAGCGGGAAGCACGACCTCGACTCCCTGACCACCCTTCCGATGCCCGTGTACGAGGCCTTCGCCGAGACCGGCTGCGCGAACTGGTGGCTGCCCAAGGAGTACGGAGGCGCCGGCAAGGGCCTGGAGGTGAGCGTCGACATCGTCGCCGAACTCGCCTACGGCGACGCCGGGGTGGCGTTCGCCCTGTTCATCTCCCTGCTCTCCACCACGGCCCTGGCCCTGTACGGCAGCGACGACCTCAAAACCGGCTATCTCACCGCGCTGGCGGCCGGAAACGGGTTCGCCGCGACCCTCGCCAGCGAGCACGAAGCCGGCAGCGAGCTGTCCCGGACCGCCACCACGGTCCGCCGCGAGGGCGACACCCTCATCCTCGACGGGCACAAAGCCTTCTCCACCAACACCGCATTCGCGCACTTCGTGATCGTCATCGCCCGGAGCGCCGACAACGAGAAGGACTACCACGCGGTCCTCGTCCCTGGGGACACCCCCGGACTGCTGGTGGACAAACGCTGGAACGTGATCGGCCTGCGCGCATCGGGCACCTACCAGGTCACCCTCGACAACTGCCGCGTCCCCGCCGCGAACCTCCTGGAAGGCCACGGCCTGCGCATCCTGGAAGCCGGCCTGAACACCAGCCGGGTCCTGATCGCCGCGACCGCTGTCGGCCTGGCCCGCCGGATCCGCGACCTGTGCATGGACTACGCCAAAACCAAGACCGTCAAAGGCGCACCCCTGGCCCGCAACGACGTCTTCGCCGCCAAACTGGGCCAGATCGACATGCAGATCGCCGTGATGCACGACCAGTGCCGCACAGCGGCCCGCGAGCAGGACGAGATCGCCGCCCGCCCGGACGCCCCGGCACACCTCCTGCGCCAAGGGGCCCTCAAATCGGCGGTCGTGGCGAAAATGTTCTGCGGACAGGCAGGCTGGCGCATCGCCTGCGAGGCCTCCGAAATGTTCGGCGGCTACGGCTACACCGATGAATCCCCCATCGGTAAACTCGTGCGGGACATGCGCTTCGCCTCCCTCATCGAAGGCGGCGACGACGTCCTGCGGCAACTGCTCTACACCCGGTTCGTCATCCCGCCCGCCAAACGATCCTGA